In Bradyrhizobium sp. G127, one genomic interval encodes:
- a CDS encoding tyrosine-type recombinase/integrase, with product MLTDFALKQLKPKEKIYKVADRDGMYVAVAPTGQLTFRLDYRLNRRRETLTIGSYGPDGLSLSKARERCIEARKAVAEGRSPAHEKQREKRRLAGSETFGALGKRWLKDAGMAESTRAMRKAVFDRDIYPTWKNRRLTEITPDDLRALCTKVKDRGAPATAIHVRDIVKQIYAFAILHGEKVANPASEVAPASIATFVAKDRALSPAEIRIALAELEHVPTLPTIRLGLRLILLTMVRKSELLDAVWDEVDFENAVWSIPKERMKRRKPHNVYLSRQSFDILIALKTCAGNSRYVLPSRYDADAPMSRATFNRITTAVAERAKTQGLPLEPFTVHDLRRTGSTLLNELGFNRDWIEKCLAHEEGRGSRGVYNKAEYEAQRRHMLQEWADAVDAWARGEKHTPTLFPSSVPLLSPGLVVSPAGSSATGRQERAPT from the coding sequence ATGCTCACGGATTTCGCGCTTAAGCAATTGAAGCCTAAAGAGAAAATCTACAAGGTCGCAGACCGTGACGGTATGTACGTCGCGGTGGCCCCCACGGGCCAGCTTACATTCCGCCTTGACTATCGTCTCAATCGTCGGCGCGAGACCCTGACCATCGGGTCCTACGGCCCGGATGGACTGTCACTGTCCAAGGCGCGGGAACGCTGCATTGAGGCTCGAAAGGCCGTAGCGGAGGGACGCTCCCCGGCTCACGAGAAGCAGCGCGAGAAACGGCGGCTCGCCGGCAGCGAAACGTTCGGCGCCCTTGGCAAGCGTTGGCTGAAAGACGCCGGTATGGCGGAGAGTACCCGCGCCATGCGCAAGGCGGTCTTCGATCGCGATATCTACCCAACTTGGAAGAACCGCCGCCTCACCGAGATCACGCCCGATGATCTGCGAGCACTCTGCACCAAGGTGAAAGATCGGGGCGCACCCGCCACCGCGATTCATGTGCGTGACATCGTCAAGCAAATTTACGCTTTCGCGATCCTGCATGGCGAGAAGGTTGCCAATCCCGCGAGCGAAGTTGCTCCGGCCTCCATCGCGACGTTCGTGGCCAAAGACCGCGCCCTGTCGCCAGCCGAAATCCGTATCGCGCTGGCGGAGCTTGAACATGTGCCAACACTTCCGACGATCCGGCTTGGCCTGCGGCTGATCCTCCTGACAATGGTGCGCAAGAGCGAGCTCCTTGACGCAGTCTGGGATGAGGTGGATTTCGAGAATGCCGTGTGGAGCATTCCCAAGGAGCGCATGAAACGCCGCAAGCCGCACAACGTCTATCTGTCACGTCAGTCGTTCGATATCTTGATCGCGCTTAAGACCTGCGCCGGCAACTCACGATACGTCCTGCCATCACGCTATGACGCCGATGCTCCTATGTCGCGTGCTACCTTCAACCGCATCACCACGGCCGTTGCAGAGCGCGCCAAGACGCAAGGTCTTCCCTTGGAGCCATTCACCGTTCATGACTTGCGCCGTACCGGTTCGACGCTTCTCAATGAACTTGGCTTCAATCGCGATTGGATCGAAAAGTGCCTTGCGCATGAGGAGGGACGCGGTTCGCGTGGCGTCTACAACAAAGCCGAGTATGAGGCGCAGCGTCGCCATATGCTGCAAGAATGGGCCGATGCGGTCGATGCTTGGGCGAGGGGAGAAAAGCACACGCCGACGCTGTTTCCGTCATCGGTACCATTGCTCAGTCCAGGGCTTGTGGTTTCACCGGCCGGGTCTTCCGCAACCGGACGTCAGGAGCGGGCGCCAACTTGA
- the guaA gene encoding glutamine-hydrolyzing GMP synthase has protein sequence MTAHSQTVPATPDVAAAHEKILIVDFGSQVTQLIARRVREEGVYSEIVPFQKAEAAFKTMRPKAVILSGGPASVLDEDAPAAPLSILTAGVPVLGICYGEQTMAQQLGGTVEAGHHREFGRALIEVTDNCALFEDVWKIGEKHYVWMSHGDRVTKLPDGFRGVAKAPGSPISVIADDKRKFYAMQFHPEVVHTPDGAKLIRNFVRKVAGLTGDWTMRAFREEAVEKIRAQVGSGKVICGLSGGVDSSVAAILIHEAIGDQLTCVFVDHGMLRKDEAKTVVDLFRHHYNIPLVHVDASKTFLSELDGVTDPEVKRKTIGRLFIDVFDEEAKRIGGADFLAQGTLYPDVIESVSFTGGPSVTIKSHHNVGGLPARMNMKLVEPLRELFKDEVRALGRELGLPDVFVGRHPFPGPGLAIRCPGEITREKLDILREADAVYIDQIRKAGLYDTIWQAFAVLLPVKTVGVMGDGRTYEYVVGLRAVTSTDGMTADFYPFDMKFLGETATRIINEVKGVNRVVYDVTSKPPGTIEWE, from the coding sequence ATGACAGCACACAGCCAGACCGTTCCAGCGACCCCCGATGTGGCGGCCGCTCATGAGAAGATTCTCATCGTCGATTTCGGCTCCCAGGTGACGCAGCTCATCGCGCGGCGTGTCCGCGAAGAGGGCGTTTATTCCGAGATCGTGCCATTCCAGAAGGCCGAAGCCGCTTTCAAGACGATGCGGCCAAAGGCCGTGATCCTGTCCGGTGGACCGGCCTCCGTGCTGGACGAGGACGCTCCTGCCGCGCCCCTGTCGATCCTGACTGCCGGCGTGCCGGTGCTCGGCATCTGCTATGGCGAGCAGACCATGGCGCAACAGCTCGGCGGCACGGTCGAGGCCGGTCACCATCGCGAATTCGGCCGGGCGCTGATCGAGGTGACTGACAACTGCGCGCTGTTCGAGGACGTCTGGAAGATCGGCGAGAAGCACTACGTCTGGATGAGCCACGGCGACCGCGTGACCAAGTTGCCGGACGGCTTTCGCGGCGTGGCGAAAGCGCCGGGTTCGCCGATCTCGGTCATAGCCGACGACAAGCGCAAGTTCTATGCGATGCAGTTTCACCCCGAGGTGGTGCATACGCCGGATGGCGCGAAGCTGATCCGCAATTTTGTCCGCAAGGTCGCGGGGCTGACCGGGGATTGGACCATGCGCGCGTTCCGCGAGGAAGCGGTCGAGAAAATCCGTGCGCAGGTAGGCTCAGGCAAGGTGATTTGCGGCCTGTCGGGCGGCGTCGATTCATCCGTGGCCGCGATCCTGATTCACGAAGCGATCGGCGATCAGTTGACTTGCGTGTTCGTCGATCACGGCATGCTGCGCAAGGACGAGGCGAAGACCGTCGTCGATCTGTTCCGCCACCACTACAACATTCCGCTGGTGCACGTTGATGCGTCGAAGACATTCCTCAGCGAACTCGACGGCGTCACCGATCCGGAAGTGAAGCGCAAGACCATCGGCCGCCTGTTCATCGATGTGTTCGACGAAGAAGCCAAGAGGATCGGCGGCGCGGATTTCCTCGCGCAGGGCACGCTCTATCCCGACGTGATCGAGAGCGTGTCGTTCACCGGCGGACCGTCTGTCACGATCAAGTCGCACCACAATGTCGGCGGTCTGCCCGCGCGCATGAATATGAAGCTGGTCGAGCCGTTGCGCGAACTGTTCAAGGACGAGGTGCGTGCGCTGGGCCGCGAACTGGGTCTGCCGGACGTGTTTGTTGGCCGTCATCCGTTTCCGGGACCGGGACTCGCGATCCGCTGTCCCGGCGAGATCACGCGCGAAAAGCTCGACATCCTGCGCGAGGCCGATGCGGTCTATATCGACCAGATCCGCAAGGCAGGCCTCTACGATACCATCTGGCAGGCCTTCGCGGTGCTGCTGCCGGTCAAGACCGTCGGCGTCATGGGCGATGGCCGCACCTATGAATATGTCGTTGGCCTGCGCGCGGTGACCTCGACCGACGGAATGACCGCCGACTTCTATCCGTTCGACATGAAATTCCTCGGCGAGACGGCAACGCGTATTATCAACGAAGTGAAGGGCGTCAACCGCGTGGTCTACGACGTCACCTCGAAGCCGCCTGGCACGATCGAGTGGGAATGA
- a CDS encoding NADP-dependent oxidoreductase, producing MSQSAKRIVLASRPVGEPKPSDFRLEDYPVPTPGDGQLLLRTIWLSLDPYMRGRMSDGPSYSAPVPIDGVMEGGTVAEVVASNNPGFAKGDIVLAHSGWQQYGLSDGKGLRKVDPKIAPISTAVGVLGMPGMTAYTGLLEIGKPKAGETVVVAAASGAVGSAVGQIAKIKGARAVGIAGGKDKCDYVKKELGFDDCLDHRDPDLAAKLKEACPKGIDVYFENVGGKVFEAVFPLLNPFSRIPVCGLIADYNTIFGKDTPVPKWANSIMRAILVKRLNLRGFIVSDFADKFPDFIRDMPQWLKEGKIKHKEFVTEGLESAPAAFMGLLKGANFGKQLVRVGPDKV from the coding sequence ATGTCACAGTCAGCCAAGCGTATCGTGCTCGCGTCCCGTCCTGTCGGCGAACCGAAGCCAAGCGATTTCCGTCTCGAAGATTATCCGGTCCCGACGCCGGGCGACGGGCAACTCCTGCTGCGCACCATCTGGCTGTCGCTCGATCCTTACATGCGCGGCCGCATGAGCGACGGTCCGTCCTATTCGGCGCCGGTGCCGATCGACGGCGTGATGGAAGGCGGCACCGTCGCCGAGGTCGTGGCGTCGAACAATCCGGGCTTCGCCAAGGGCGACATCGTGCTCGCGCATTCCGGCTGGCAGCAGTATGGGCTGTCGGACGGCAAGGGACTGCGCAAGGTTGACCCGAAGATCGCGCCGATCTCCACCGCAGTGGGCGTGCTCGGCATGCCGGGCATGACCGCCTACACCGGTCTGCTCGAAATCGGCAAGCCGAAGGCCGGCGAAACCGTGGTGGTTGCGGCTGCGTCCGGCGCGGTGGGTTCTGCGGTCGGCCAGATCGCGAAGATCAAGGGCGCGCGCGCTGTCGGCATCGCTGGCGGCAAGGACAAGTGCGACTATGTCAAGAAGGAGCTTGGCTTCGACGATTGTCTCGATCATCGCGATCCGGACCTCGCGGCCAAGCTGAAGGAAGCGTGCCCGAAGGGAATCGACGTGTATTTCGAAAACGTCGGCGGCAAGGTGTTCGAGGCGGTGTTTCCGCTGCTCAATCCGTTCTCGCGGATTCCGGTGTGCGGCCTGATCGCGGACTACAACACGATTTTCGGCAAGGACACGCCGGTGCCGAAGTGGGCCAACTCGATCATGCGCGCCATTCTGGTGAAGCGCCTGAATTTACGTGGCTTCATCGTCAGCGATTTCGCCGACAAGTTTCCCGACTTCATTCGCGACATGCCGCAGTGGCTCAAGGAAGGCAAGATCAAGCACAAGGAGTTCGTCACCGAAGGCCTCGAGAGCGCACCGGCGGCGTTCATGGGCCTGCTCAAGGGCGCGAACTTCGGCAAGCAGCTTGTCCGCGTCGGGCCTGACAAGGTGTGA
- a CDS encoding RsmB/NOP family class I SAM-dependent RNA methyltransferase: protein MTPAARLSAAIEILEAIDAQRIPAPNALKDWGTAHRFAGSGDRAAIAGLVFDVLRRRASSAWLMDSDTPRARLLGMLKLERGLDAGAVATLCDGGRFAPEPLTEAERDALTSRTLDDAPAHVAGDYPEWLDSQLAAVFGDVRVAEATAMASRAPLDLRVNTLKAKREKVLASMAHLGARATPWSPWGLRIDLGADARNPGIHSEEDFIKGGVEVQDEGSQLAALLTGAKPGEQVIDMCAGAGGKTLALAAMMQGKGRLIATDHDKRQLAPIHERLSRAGIHNADVRTPKGPDDTLSDIKASADLVVIDAPCTGTGTWRRNPDAKWRMRPGALEVRVKDQIAVLDRAASLPKPGGRIAYITCSVLPQENNEQVRSFLSRHPEFTVVPPSQVAAALWDKADDFTAATIQSDEGLLMTPRRTGTDGFFVAVLKR, encoded by the coding sequence ATGACGCCTGCCGCGCGGCTGTCCGCAGCCATCGAGATTCTGGAAGCCATTGACGCGCAGCGCATCCCTGCGCCCAACGCGTTGAAGGACTGGGGCACCGCGCATCGCTTCGCGGGATCAGGCGACCGCGCCGCGATTGCGGGTCTGGTATTCGACGTGCTGCGGCGGCGCGCTTCGTCAGCCTGGTTGATGGATTCCGACACGCCGCGCGCGCGGCTGCTCGGGATGCTCAAGCTCGAACGCGGCCTTGATGCCGGCGCTGTTGCCACGCTTTGCGACGGCGGGCGCTTCGCGCCGGAGCCGCTGACCGAGGCCGAGCGCGACGCGCTGACCTCGCGGACACTGGACGATGCGCCTGCGCATGTCGCGGGCGATTATCCCGAGTGGCTCGATTCTCAACTCGCTGCCGTGTTCGGTGATGTGCGTGTGGCTGAAGCTACCGCCATGGCGAGCCGCGCGCCGCTCGATCTGCGGGTCAACACGCTGAAGGCGAAGCGCGAGAAGGTACTGGCCTCGATGGCGCATCTCGGCGCGCGAGCGACGCCGTGGTCGCCATGGGGACTGCGGATCGATCTCGGCGCCGATGCGCGCAATCCCGGCATTCACTCCGAGGAAGATTTCATCAAGGGTGGCGTCGAGGTTCAGGACGAGGGCTCGCAGCTTGCCGCATTGCTCACCGGAGCGAAGCCCGGCGAGCAAGTGATCGACATGTGCGCTGGTGCCGGCGGCAAAACGCTGGCGCTGGCGGCGATGATGCAGGGCAAGGGGCGGCTGATCGCGACGGATCACGATAAGCGGCAACTGGCTCCGATTCACGAGCGGCTGTCGCGCGCCGGCATTCACAACGCCGATGTGCGCACGCCGAAAGGTCCCGACGACACGCTGTCCGACATCAAAGCGTCCGCCGATCTCGTGGTGATCGATGCGCCGTGCACCGGCACCGGCACGTGGCGTCGCAATCCGGATGCGAAATGGCGGATGCGCCCCGGCGCGCTGGAGGTCCGCGTCAAGGACCAGATCGCGGTGCTGGACCGCGCCGCCTCGCTGCCGAAACCGGGCGGGCGGATCGCCTACATCACCTGTTCGGTTTTGCCGCAGGAGAATAACGAGCAAGTGAGGAGCTTCCTGAGCCGTCACCCGGAATTCACGGTGGTGCCGCCGTCGCAGGTGGCCGCCGCGCTGTGGGACAAGGCTGACGATTTCACCGCCGCCACGATCCAATCCGACGAGGGGCTGCTGATGACCCCGCGCCGCACTGGAACGGATGGGTTTTTTGTGGCGGTGTTGAAGCGGTAA
- the guaB gene encoding IMP dehydrogenase, whose translation MAIRQLGQGIREAFTFDDVLLKPGLSDILPSDADVRSHLTRSIPLNIPIIASAMDTVTEASMAIAMAQAGGIGVIHRNFEGDGQAAQVRQVKKFESGMVVNPLTIGPEAKLVDALTLMKDHGISGVPVVTGAGPGKPGKLVGILTNRDVRFATDPEQKVSELMTHENLITVREGVSQVEAKRLLHQNRIEKLLVVDEQYRCVGLITVKDMEKAVAYPLASKDAQGRLRVAAATTVGDAGFARTERLIEAGADVIVVDTAHGHSSRVLEAVNRIKRLSNAVQVIAGNVATTEGTQALIDSGADAIKVGIGPGSICTTRIVAGVGVPQLTAIMDAVEAAKKANIPVIADGGIKYSGDLAKALAAGADVAMVGSLLAGTDETPGEVFLWQGRSYKAYRGMGSVGAMARGSADRYFQQDIKDTLKLVPEGIEGQVPYKGPVANVLHQLAGGLRAAMGYVGAKDIEDFHAKAEFVRITGAGLRESHVHDVTITRESPNYPGGA comes from the coding sequence ATGGCAATCAGGCAGTTGGGTCAGGGTATTCGCGAAGCATTCACGTTCGACGACGTGCTGCTGAAACCAGGCCTGTCCGATATCCTGCCCTCCGACGCTGACGTCCGCTCGCATCTGACGCGTTCGATCCCGCTCAACATTCCGATCATCGCCTCTGCGATGGACACGGTTACTGAAGCCAGCATGGCGATCGCGATGGCGCAGGCCGGTGGTATCGGCGTGATCCATCGCAATTTCGAAGGCGACGGCCAGGCCGCGCAGGTTCGCCAGGTCAAGAAATTCGAATCCGGCATGGTGGTGAATCCGCTCACCATCGGCCCGGAAGCCAAACTGGTCGATGCGCTGACGCTGATGAAGGATCACGGCATCTCCGGCGTTCCGGTGGTGACCGGCGCTGGTCCGGGCAAGCCCGGCAAGCTGGTCGGTATTCTCACTAACCGCGACGTGCGTTTCGCCACCGACCCGGAGCAGAAAGTCTCCGAACTGATGACGCATGAAAACCTCATCACGGTGAGGGAAGGCGTCAGCCAGGTCGAAGCCAAGCGGCTGCTGCATCAGAACCGCATCGAGAAACTGCTGGTTGTCGATGAGCAATATCGCTGCGTCGGCCTGATCACGGTGAAGGACATGGAAAAGGCGGTGGCTTATCCGCTGGCTTCCAAGGATGCGCAGGGGCGTTTGCGTGTCGCCGCTGCTACCACGGTCGGAGACGCGGGCTTTGCGCGCACCGAACGGCTGATCGAGGCGGGAGCGGATGTCATCGTCGTGGATACCGCGCATGGCCATTCGTCGCGCGTGCTGGAAGCGGTCAACCGCATCAAGCGGCTGTCGAATGCGGTGCAGGTGATCGCCGGCAACGTCGCCACCACCGAAGGCACACAGGCGCTAATCGATTCAGGCGCGGACGCCATCAAGGTTGGCATCGGTCCGGGCTCGATTTGCACCACGCGCATCGTCGCGGGCGTCGGCGTGCCGCAGCTCACCGCGATCATGGATGCGGTCGAGGCCGCGAAGAAGGCGAACATTCCGGTGATCGCCGACGGCGGCATCAAGTATTCCGGCGATCTCGCCAAGGCGCTCGCCGCCGGCGCCGATGTCGCGATGGTAGGCTCGCTGCTGGCGGGCACCGACGAGACGCCGGGTGAAGTGTTTCTCTGGCAGGGCCGCTCGTACAAGGCCTATCGCGGCATGGGCTCGGTCGGCGCGATGGCGCGCGGCTCGGCCGACCGCTATTTCCAGCAGGACATCAAGGACACGCTCAAGCTGGTGCCGGAAGGGATCGAGGGGCAGGTGCCTTACAAGGGGCCGGTCGCCAACGTGCTGCATCAGTTGGCCGGTGGTCTTCGTGCTGCGATGGGTTATGTCGGCGCCAAGGACATCGAGGACTTCCACGCCAAGGCGGAGTTCGTCCGCATCACCGGCGCGGGCCTGCGTGAGAGCCACGTCCACGACGTCACCATCACCCGCGAAAGCCCGAACTATCCCGGCGGAGCCTGA
- a CDS encoding AlpA family phage regulatory protein, whose protein sequence is MRRPELRQIVPLADTTIYEMEQRGEFPRRFYLTSRCVVWDLTEVEAWIEQRRVASDAARIKLAPAPDVRLRKTRPVKPQALD, encoded by the coding sequence ATTCGGCGCCCGGAGCTGCGGCAAATCGTGCCGCTGGCAGACACGACCATTTACGAGATGGAACAACGCGGGGAATTTCCCCGCCGCTTCTATCTCACATCGCGGTGCGTCGTATGGGATCTTACCGAAGTCGAGGCCTGGATCGAGCAACGCCGTGTTGCCTCTGACGCCGCGCGGATCAAGTTGGCGCCCGCTCCTGACGTCCGGTTGCGGAAGACCCGGCCGGTGAAACCACAAGCCCTGGACTGA